One segment of Anastrepha obliqua isolate idAnaObli1 chromosome 3, idAnaObli1_1.0, whole genome shotgun sequence DNA contains the following:
- the LOC129243037 gene encoding uncharacterized protein LOC129243037 → MTRFFQILFVACLAVGLCAAEAPRYRSRSGRLQLSKQRSRFLARQEAAEEAGVTPYPSAKELIPEIPFDEAAAAAAPEVPVAPVDDVNVSVNADLPAEQEPAFEQEEVDEVAVADDAEGEHEPDLTYGPPEAEDVPAVNEITPVEEIEATVAEEEEQAEAAEEGIQSGRLVFGRRINARKSARPAKLRAPTSARGRVTSAKSARIVKAKTTTKARPARLQQFAQQQQYIVPQQPMFYYTAGQLQQW, encoded by the coding sequence ATGACTCGCTTCTTCCAAATCCTGTTCGTTGCCTGCCTGGCTGTCGGACTCTGTGCCGCTGAAGCGCCACGTTATCGCAGTCGCAGTGGCCGCTTGCAACTCTCCAAGCAACGCAGTCGTTTCCTGGCACGTCAGGAGGCCGCCGAAGAAGCTGGTGTGACCCCATACCCCTCCGCCAAGGAATTGATCCCAGAGATACCATTCGATGAAGCTGCCGCCGCTGCTGCACCAGAAGTACCCGTTGCGCCTGTAGATGATGTAAATGTATCTGTGAATGCTGATCTACCTGCTGAGCAGGAACCAGCTTTCGAACAAGAAGAGGTTGATGAAGTAGCTGTCGCTGATGATGCCGAGGGCGAACACGAACCTGACCTAACCTATGGGCCACCAGAGGCTGAGGATGTGCCAGCAGTGAATGAAATCACCCCCGTTGAGGAAATCGAAGCAACCGTCGCTGAGGAAGAGGAACAAGCTGAAGCTGCTGAGGAGGGAATTCAATCTGGTCGCTTGGTGTTCGGTCGTCGCATTAACGCACGCAAATCTGCTCGTCCAGCAAAGTTGCGCGCTCCAACTTCTGCCCGTGGTCGCGTCACTTCAGCCAAATCGGCCCGCATTGTCAAAGCCAAGACAACGACCAAAGCTCGTCCCGCTCGTTTGCAACAGtttgcacaacaacaacaatacattgTTCCCCAACAGCCAATGTTTTACTACACCGCCGGACAATTGCAGCAGTGGTAA
- the LOC129240236 gene encoding uncharacterized protein LOC129240236, giving the protein MSRFFQILFVACLAVALCAAEAPRYRSRSGRLQLSKQRSRFLARQEAAEEAGVTPYPSAKELIPEIPFDEAAAAAAPEVPVAPVDDVNVSVNVDLPAEQEPAFEQEEVDEVAVADDAEGEHEPDLTYGPPEAEDMPAVNEITPVEEIEATVAEEEEQAEAAEEEIQSGRLVFGRRINARKSARPAKLRAPTSTRGRVTSAKSARIVKAKTTTKARPARLQQFAQQQQYIVPQQPMFYYTAGQLQQW; this is encoded by the coding sequence ATGTCTCGCTTTTTCCAAATCCTGTTCGTTGCCTGCCTGGCTGTCGCACTCTGCGCCGCTGAAGCGCCACGTTATCGCAGTCGCAGTGGCCGATTGCAACTCTCCAAGCAACGCAGCCGTTTCCTGGCACGTCAGGAGGCCGCCGAAGAAGCTGGTGTGACCCCATACCCCTCCGCCAAGGAACTGATCCCAGAGATACCATTCGATGAAGCTGCCGCCGCTGCTGCACCAGAAGTACCCGTTGCGCCTGTAGATGATGTAAATGTATCCGTGAATGTTGATCTACCTGCTGAGCAGGAACCAGCTTTCGAACAAGAAGAGGTTGATGAAGTAGCTGTCGCTGATGATGCCGAGGGCGAACACGAACCTGACCTAACCTATGGGCCACCAGAGGCTGAGGATATGCCAGCAGTGAATGAAATCACACCCGTTGAGGAAATCGAAGCAACCGTCGCTGAGGAAGAGGAACAAGCTGAAGCTGCTGAGGAGGAAATTCAATCTGGACGCTTGGTGTTCGGTCGTCGCATTAACGCACGCAAATCTGCTCGTCCAGCAAAGTTGCGGGCTCCAACTTCTACCCGTGGTCGCGTCACCTCAGCCAAATCGGCCCGCATTGTCAAAGCCAAGACAACGACCAAAGCTCGTCCCGCTCGTTTGCAACAGtttgcacaacaacaacaatacattgTTCCCCAACAGCCAATGTTTTACTACACCGCCGGACAATTGCAGCAGTGGTAA
- the LOC129240440 gene encoding uncharacterized protein LOC129240440 has product MSRFFQILFVACLAVALCAAEAPRYRSRSGRLQLSKQRSRFLARQEAAEEAGVTPYPSAKELIPEIPFDEAAAAAAPEVPVAPVDDVNVSVNVDLPAEQEPAFEQEEVDEVAVADDAEGEHEPDLTYGPPEAEDVPAVNEITPVEEIETTVAEEEEQAKAAEEEIQSERLVFGRRINARKSARPAKLRAPTSARGRVTSAKSARIVKAKTTTKARPARLQQFAQQQQYIVAQQPMFYYTAGQLQQW; this is encoded by the coding sequence ATGTCTCGCTTTTTCCAAATCCTGTTCGTTGCCTGCCTGGCTGTCGCACTCTGCGCCGCTGAAGCGCCACGTTATCGCAGTCGCAGTGGCCGATTGCAACTCTCCAAGCAACGCAGCCGTTTCCTGGCACGTCAGGAGGCCGCCGAAGAAGCTGGTGTGACCCCATACCCCTCCGCCAAGGAACTGATCCCAGAGATACCATTCGATGAAGCTGCCGCCGCTGCTGCACCAGAAGTACCCGTTGCGCCTGTAGATGATGTAAATGTATCCGTGAATGTTGATCTACCTGCTGAGCAGGAACCAGCTTTCGAACAAGAAGAGGTTGATGAAGTAGCTGTCGCTGATGATGCCGAGGGCGAACACGAACCTGACTTAACCTATGGGCCACCAGAGGCTGAGGATGTGCCAGCAGTGAATGAGATCACACCCGTTGAGGAAATCGAAACAACCGTCGCTGAGGAAGAGGAACAAGCTAAAGCTGCTGAGGAGGAAATTCAATCTGAGCGTTTGGTGTTCGGTCGTCGCATTAACGCACGTAAATCTGCTCGTCCAGCAAAGCTGCGCGCTCCAACTTCTGCCCGTGGTCGCGTCACCTCAGCCAAATCGGCCCGCATTGTCAAAGCCAAGACAACGACCAAAGCTCGTCCCGCTCGTTTGCAACAGtttgcacaacaacaacaatacattgTTGCCCAACAGCCAATGTTTTACTACACCGCCGGACAATTGCAGCAGTGGTAA